TTTAAGAATACTGGCAGACCCCAGATCTCCGGTATGCAAAATGCGCCGCCCCATTTTTGCAAGAAATGGCAAAACCGCTTCAAAACTCTGCCGGTCACAGCCGGCGAAAATGCTTATATTGCCCGTATCTGCGCGATGACACCCGCCTGAAACAGGACAATCCACGGCTTGCCCGCCCTTGGCCTGCACCAAGGCACCAAGACGTTTGACTTCCGCTTCATCTGTGGTTGACATTTCCAACCAGATTTTACCGGGCTTTACATGCGCAAGCATCGCTTGAACCACCGCGGCAGAAGCGGCTGGATTTGGCAAACAAGTGATCACTATATCACAGCTTTGCATCATTTCAGCTGGGCTTACTCCGTTCTTAGCGCCCTTTACCACGAACGCTTCCACCAAAGCCTCGTCCAAATCATGAACCTGTAAAGACACGCCATTACGCAGCAAACTGCCTGATAATTTGCCTCCAACATTTCCCAATCCAATAAATCCGACCTGCATCTTATTTCTCCTGGTTTTTTCTAAAACTTAGGGCTTTCCAACCCATTGTTCCGTCTATTTCCGACCTTGCAGAGTCGAATATTTCCCAGCTCCGCAGCTTGCCCAATTTCAAACGCTTTTATTTTTAAGAAAAATTAAGAATTCCAGCGCTCAGTTCAAAAAAGCCATTTTCCAATTTCTAAACAACCAGCTTGTCTGTAAATCCGGTTTTTGCGGCATATTAACTCTTAAACACGCGGATCTGTCCACGGGGCGCGGTCAGTTTACTTAGGCAAGCCTGAAAAAATCAAACACCGCTCGGCAGCAGGCCACGCCTTTCGACGCGATCACTGGTTTAAGTCATGAAAAGCAGATTAGGATTTGCTGGCGGGTACGCCCAACATGCGAAGCACAAGATCACAATAAAGCGCAATAATTTCATCCTTTGTTAAGCGGCCCTCGCCGTCAAACCAAGTGCTCACCTCTTTCAGCATGCCCAAAATAGCAAAACTTGTAATTTTTGGATCTTCAACCGAAAAAACACGCGTCCTTTGTCCTGCAGTGATGATGGATTCCAGCTCCAATTCATAGCTCTTGCGCAGGGTTTCAATTTTAACAAAATTAAGCTCCGAGAGATTGCGCAACTCCATATAGGCGATAAAAACAGCCTCTGATTTGTCCAGATGATAATTCAAATGGCAAGTCACGAATTGCAACACCAGTGTCTCGGGGGCGATATCCGTTTTTTGCGACCGCCAAGCCTGCAATAAATCGGTGAGATGCGCGTGCATTAAATCATAGAGTAAGGATTGTTTATCCGGTGTATAATTATACAGCGCGCCCACTTGCACGCCCACCTCTGCCGCAATCTGGCGCATAGAGACAGCCGCATATCCGTAAAGCGCAAACAGCTTTAAAGCGGCTTGTCGGACTTTTGGGCCAGTTTTTAACGCATGAGATCCAGAGGTTCGAGCCATAACATAACAATATATGAACACTTGTTCAGATAAAAGCACCAGATGAAATTCTGTCAGTCTTTTGCCGAATAAAGCACAGAGTGATTGCAGCGCTGCGGTGAAACCGCTAGATCAGGAATCGTTTTTATGTAGAAAATCGGATTGTAGATGAGCGCTCCATTACGACTGGGAATTGCCGGATTGGGCACCGTGGGTGTCGGTGTTGTAAAAATAGTCACAGAAAAAACCGCCTTGTTGCGCCAGCGCACGGGGCGCGAGATAGTTATTACGGCAGTATCTGCACGCAGCGCGCAGAAAGACCGAGGAATTGATCTATCGCCCTATGCATGGGAGGCGGATCCAGTTGCTTTGGCCAAGCGCTCTGACATTGATATATTTATTGAATTGATGGGCGGCCATGAAGGGCCGGCCAAAGAGGCAACAGAGGCCGCCTTGCACGCAGGCAAAGATGTGGTCACGGCGAATAAAGCCCTGTTGGCGCATCACGGACAAAAGCTGGCCGAAAAAGCTGAAAGCGGCGGTAAGGTGCTGCGCTTTGAGGCCGCTGTTGCGGGGGGTATTCCAGTGGTGAAAGCCTTAACCGAAGGGTTGGCCGGCAATGAGATCACCCGCATTTTGGGCGTGATGAACGGTTCTTGCAATTACATCCTGACGCGCATGCAAACCGAAGGTTTGTCCTATGCCGATGTTTTTTCCGAAGCCGACGCGCTGGGCTATTTAGAAGCAGATCCCGAACTGGATGTGGGCGGGATTGATGCAGGGCATAAACTGGCTTTACTTTCTTCGATTGCTTATGGCACGGAGGTAAATTTTGAGGGCGTAGAGCTGGAAGGCATTGGCCAAATTTCGATCGATGATATCGAACAGGCCGCCGATATGGGGTTTCGCATCAAACTGCTGGGGGTGTCTCAATGCACCGATCGCGGGTTGGAGCAGCGCATGACCCCCTGCTTGGTGCCCGCGCAATCGCCGCTGGGGCAATTGGAAGGCGGCACCAATATGGTGGTGCTGGAAGGTGACAATGTGGGGCAAATTGTGCTGCGCGGCGCGGGTGCCGGTGAAGGCCCCACCGCAAGCGCGGTTCTGTCCGATATTTGTGATCTGGCCCGCGGAACGCGCATCAGCACCTTTGGGCAACCCGCCAAATCGCTTCGACAGGCGCAAACCACACAAAGCGTGACGCCTGCCCCGTTTTATCTTCGGCTTCAATTGCTCGATAAACCGGGGGCTTTGGCGCGCGTTGCCGCTATCTTAGCTGAAAAAGGGATCTCGATCGATCGCATGCGCCAATACGGCCATTCCGAAGAAACCGCTCCGGTTTTGATCGTTACGCATAAAACCTCGCGCCAGAGCTTAAACAAAGCCTTGGAAGAATTGCCGAACACGAATGTATTAGCGGGCCAGCCGGTGGCGCTTCGGATTGAAACGGTTTGAGCAAACCACCCTTTGCACCCAGTAAAAGGAATTAAAACAAAAATGACCAAAACGGATTTTAGGGATCGGATGCTGTCTTTGGGGCTGGCGCGCGTATCAGAAGCTGCGGCGCTAGAATCAGCTGATTTAATTGGCCGGGGTGATGAGAAAGCTGCCGATCAAGCCGCCGTGAACGCGATGCGCGACCAGTTAAACAAGCTGGATATTGCTGGGGTGGTGGTGATTGGAGAAGGCGAGCGCGATGAAGCCCCTATGCTCTATATCGGTGAAGAAGTAGGCACCGGCAATGGCCCCGGGGTAGATATCGCTTTGGACCCGCTGGAAGGCACCACGCTGACCGCCAAAGATATGCCAAATGCATTAACCGTGATCGCTATGGGTCCACGCGGTTCAATGCTGCATGCGCCAGACGTTTATATGGAAAAACTAGCCATTGGGCCCGGTTTTCCCGATGATTTGCTGAATCTTGATATGAGCCCAGCGGAGCGAATTATGACGCTGGCCTCTGCCAAAAATTGTTCTGCTTCTGATTTGACGGCCTGCATCCTTGATCGACCAAGGCACGAAAAAATGATTGAACAAGTGCGCAGCACGGGGGCAGCCATTCGTCTGATCACAGATGGGGATGTAGCCGGTGTTATGCATTGCGCAGAGCCCAGCATCACTGGCATTGATATTTACATGGGCGATGGCGGGGCCCCAGAAGGGGTTTTGGCAGCATCTGCCTTAAAATGCATGGGCGGGCAAATTTTCGGCAGGCTTTTATTTCACAATGAGGATGAGAAAAACCGTGCGCACAAAGCCGGTATAACCGATTTAAATCGCATCTATGCGCGCGATGACATGGTCACTCAAGATGTGATCTTCGCGGCAACCGGCGTGACAGACGGTTCGCTCTTGCCGGGGATCAAGCGTGAGATTGGATTTCGCACAACCGAAACCTTGCTGATGCGCTCGAAAACTGGCTCGGTGCGCCGAATGAGCTATCGCGTTCCCACGGAGCCACGCGAATAAAGGAGATGGTTTGGCCTTTCTAAACGTTGAGTCTTCGATCTCCGGTCGTCCCTGGGTGGGGCCATCAGACGCGACGCGCCGTGCCGCTGAAACAATTGCACAAAACCATGACCTGCCTTTTGCCGTCGCTGCGGTGTTGGCGCGGCAAAATATTTCTGACCAAGAGGCCAAACCCTATCTGAACCCGCAATTGCGTGACCTATTGCCAGACCCCTTACGTTTGCGCGATATGGATAAGGCGGCCAGCCGCTTGATTGAGGCGATGCTCAAAAAACAGCGGATCGCGATTTTTGCGGATTATGATGTTGATGGGGCCACATCCGCAGCATTATTGATCAACTGGCTGAAACATTTTGGCCAAGCCGCAACACTCTACATACCGGACAGAATTGAGGAGGGATATGGCCCCAATGAGACAGCAATGCAAAACTTGGGGCAACATCATGATCTGATCATCTGTGTTGATTGTGGAACGCTGAGCCATTCTCCTGTGAAGGCGGCGCACCCTGCCGAAGTGATCATTTTAGATCATCATTTAGGGGCAGAGATGTTGCCCCAATGCTGCGCGGTTGTGAATCCCAACCGTCAAGATGAAGACAGTGACCTTGGGCATTTATGCGCTGCCTCTGTGGTATTTTTATGCCTTGTAGAGGCGGGTCGACAATTGCGAAAAATGGATCAATCAGGGCCAGATTTGATGCAAATGCTCGATTTGGTGGCTTTGGCGACGGTCGCCGATGTTGCCCCTTTAATCGGGGTGAACCGCGCCTTTGTCCGCCAAGGTCTGCGCATTATGGCGCAGCGCAAACGCCTTGGCATAACGGCCCTTGCAGATTGCGCAAACTTACAAAGCCCGCCCAGCAGTTATCATCTTGGATTTGTTTTAGGCCCACGCATCAATGCGGGCGGCCGCGTCGGACAAGCGGATTTGGGGGCGAAATTGCTTATTTGCGATGATCCTTCTCACGCACAAGCCCTAGCTGAACGCTTGGAAGAGTTGAACCAAGATCGCAGAGACGTGGAAGAAAGCGTGCGCTTAGCGGCGATCGAGCAAGCCAGCGAGCGCGGTTTAGACGGCCCCCTTGTCTGGGCCGCCGGCGCGGGTTGGCATCCAGGCGTTGTGGGCATTGTCGCCGCGCGGTTAAAAGAAACCACCAATCGCCCAGCCATCGTCATTGGATTTGACGGCAATTCGGGCAAGGGCTCGGGCAGATCCGTCAGCGGTGTTGATCTAGGCGCGACAATTCAAAAATTGGTGCAAGAAGGAATGATTGAAAAGGGCGGCGGACATAAAATGGCGGCTGGTCTGAGCCTAACAGAAGCCCAGCTGGCGCCGGCAATGGCGCGTTTGTCTGACTTACTGGCAAAACAAGGCAGCGCCGCAGGGGGCGCAAGAGATTTACAACTCGATGCGTTGCTGATGGCCTCTGCAGCTTCACTCGAGCTTTATGAAGATCTGGAAAAAGCTGGGCCCTTCGGATCGGGGGCTCCTACGCCGCGCTTTGCCTTTAGCGATATGCGACTGTCTTTTGCAAAGCGCGTTGGGGATCAGCACCTCAAGTTTCGCGCGCAAGATCCCGAGGGCACCGCGCTTGAAGGAATTGCATTTAATGCGTTTCAAACGGCGCTTGGCCCTGCTTTGCTTGCGCATGGGGGAAA
The sequence above is drawn from the Rhodobacteraceae bacterium IMCC1335 genome and encodes:
- a CDS encoding NAD-binding protein, with the protein product MQVGFIGLGNVGGKLSGSLLRNGVSLQVHDLDEALVEAFVVKGAKNGVSPAEMMQSCDIVITCLPNPAASAAVVQAMLAHVKPGKIWLEMSTTDEAEVKRLGALVQAKGGQAVDCPVSGGCHRADTGNISIFAGCDRQSFEAVLPFLAKMGRRILHTGDLGSASILKVITNYMATANLVSCAEALTVAKGAGMDLKVAFEALKISSGTSFVHETESQLILNGSRDVSFTMDLVAKDIGLFQEVADRASIPLELSPLLISIFQDGIKRFGARELSPNIIKRLEEATGLDVRADGFPAELIDDEPEQPGYEVRV
- the glpX gene encoding class II fructose-bisphosphatase → MTKTDFRDRMLSLGLARVSEAAALESADLIGRGDEKAADQAAVNAMRDQLNKLDIAGVVVIGEGERDEAPMLYIGEEVGTGNGPGVDIALDPLEGTTLTAKDMPNALTVIAMGPRGSMLHAPDVYMEKLAIGPGFPDDLLNLDMSPAERIMTLASAKNCSASDLTACILDRPRHEKMIEQVRSTGAAIRLITDGDVAGVMHCAEPSITGIDIYMGDGGAPEGVLAASALKCMGGQIFGRLLFHNEDEKNRAHKAGITDLNRIYARDDMVTQDVIFAATGVTDGSLLPGIKREIGFRTTETLLMRSKTGSVRRMSYRVPTEPRE
- a CDS encoding homoserine dehydrogenase; amino-acid sequence: MSAPLRLGIAGLGTVGVGVVKIVTEKTALLRQRTGREIVITAVSARSAQKDRGIDLSPYAWEADPVALAKRSDIDIFIELMGGHEGPAKEATEAALHAGKDVVTANKALLAHHGQKLAEKAESGGKVLRFEAAVAGGIPVVKALTEGLAGNEITRILGVMNGSCNYILTRMQTEGLSYADVFSEADALGYLEADPELDVGGIDAGHKLALLSSIAYGTEVNFEGVELEGIGQISIDDIEQAADMGFRIKLLGVSQCTDRGLEQRMTPCLVPAQSPLGQLEGGTNMVVLEGDNVGQIVLRGAGAGEGPTASAVLSDICDLARGTRISTFGQPAKSLRQAQTTQSVTPAPFYLRLQLLDKPGALARVAAILAEKGISIDRMRQYGHSEETAPVLIVTHKTSRQSLNKALEELPNTNVLAGQPVALRIETV
- a CDS encoding TetR family transcriptional regulator, with product MARTSGSHALKTGPKVRQAALKLFALYGYAAVSMRQIAAEVGVQVGALYNYTPDKQSLLYDLMHAHLTDLLQAWRSQKTDIAPETLVLQFVTCHLNYHLDKSEAVFIAYMELRNLSELNFVKIETLRKSYELELESIITAGQRTRVFSVEDPKITSFAILGMLKEVSTWFDGEGRLTKDEIIALYCDLVLRMLGVPASKS
- the recJ gene encoding single-stranded-DNA-specific exonuclease RecJ → MAFLNVESSISGRPWVGPSDATRRAAETIAQNHDLPFAVAAVLARQNISDQEAKPYLNPQLRDLLPDPLRLRDMDKAASRLIEAMLKKQRIAIFADYDVDGATSAALLINWLKHFGQAATLYIPDRIEEGYGPNETAMQNLGQHHDLIICVDCGTLSHSPVKAAHPAEVIILDHHLGAEMLPQCCAVVNPNRQDEDSDLGHLCAASVVFLCLVEAGRQLRKMDQSGPDLMQMLDLVALATVADVAPLIGVNRAFVRQGLRIMAQRKRLGITALADCANLQSPPSSYHLGFVLGPRINAGGRVGQADLGAKLLICDDPSHAQALAERLEELNQDRRDVEESVRLAAIEQASERGLDGPLVWAAGAGWHPGVVGIVAARLKETTNRPAIVIGFDGNSGKGSGRSVSGVDLGATIQKLVQEGMIEKGGGHKMAAGLSLTEAQLAPAMARLSDLLAKQGSAAGGARDLQLDALLMASAASLELYEDLEKAGPFGSGAPTPRFAFSDMRLSFAKRVGDQHLKFRAQDPEGTALEGIAFNAFQTALGPALLAHGGKRFHLAGKLNLNIWNGRKSIQLVLDDAALA